One segment of Mus caroli chromosome 6, CAROLI_EIJ_v1.1, whole genome shotgun sequence DNA contains the following:
- the March8 gene encoding E3 ubiquitin-protein ligase MARCH8 isoform X2 — protein MSHPSNISKAGSSPPSTTAPVSAFSRTSVTPSNQDICRICHCEGDDESPLITPCHCTGSLHFVHQACLQQWIKSSDTRCCELCKYEFIMETKLKPLRKWEKLQMTASERRKIMCSVTFHVIAITCVVWSLYVLIDRTAEEIKQGQVTGILEWPFWTKLVVVAIGFTGGLLFMYVQCKVYLQLWKRLKAYNRVIYVQNCPETSKKNIFEKSALTEPTLENKEGHGMCHSNTNSSCTEPEDTGAEIITV, from the exons GCTGGGAGTAGTCCTCCATCCACGACGGCTCCAGTGTCTGCCTTCTCTCGCACTTCTGTCACACCATCCAACCAGGACATCTGCAG GATCTGCCACTGTGAAGGGGATGACGAGAGCCCTCTGATCACCCCCTGTCACTGCACAGGGAGCCTCCATTTCGTGCATCAGGCTTGCCTGCAGCAGTGGATCAAGAGTTCTGACACACGCTGCTGTGAACTCTGCAAGTACGAGTTCATCATGGAGACCAAGCTGAAACCTTTGAGGAAA TGGGAGAAGTTGCAGATGACTGCCAGTGAGCGCAGGAAGATCATGTGCTCAGTGACTTTCCATGTCATTGCTATCACCTGTGTGGTCTGGTCCTTGTATGTGCTCATTGACCGCACAGCAGAGGAGATCAAGCAGGGTCAGGTAACAG GAATCCTAGAGTGGCCTTTCTGGACGAAGCTGGTAGTTGTGGCCATCGGCTTCACCGGAGGACTTCTCTTTATGTATGTTCAGTGCAAGGTGTACCTACAGTTATGGAAAAGACTCAAGGCTTACAATAGAGTGATCTATGTTCAGAACTGTCCAGAAACaagtaaaaagaatatttttgaaaagtcTGCACTTACAGAGCCCACCCTTGAAAATAAAGAAGGACATGGAATGTGTCATTCCAACACAAATTCTTCTTGCACAGAGCCTGAAGACACTGGAGCAGAAATTATTACCGTCTGA
- the March8 gene encoding E3 ubiquitin-protein ligase MARCH8 isoform X3, protein MSMPLHQISAIPSQDAISARVYRSKTKDKEQNEKTLGHSMSHPSNISKAGSSPPSTTAPVSAFSRTSVTPSNQDICSSSAVFSECCHFSPVQSAVVLKAPPCQSSLTQGLTVTVLCKDTLQASKKNPFGSDWDQVLTPAKNTKTRRALRFSKSLSDVGEKTQETLESFDYMERTCSEGKLVLPQGSSLKKNRLHHKEKRAEHCPPLSHSKHSPILSLSTNHSAVSKREAGKGSVRIPLLEEKADGEARLRSQRLLRYLFSLSRGSSASSLHRFHELESHASHLHTAKSSSWLAGSMDFCSDEMGDDDVFEDTSSAKLKNRVLRAPLCSVEKDSDLDCPSLLSEKCTPISPVSTSGDACRICHCEGDDESPLITPCHCTGSLHFVHQACLQQWIKSSDTRCCELCKYEFIMETKLKPLRKWEKLQMTASERRKIMCSVTFHVIAITCVVWSLYVLIDRTAEEIKQGQVTGILEWPFWTKLVVVAIGFTGGLLFMYVQCKVYLQLWKRLKAYNRVIYVQNCPETSKKNIFEKSALTEPTLENKEGHGMCHSNTNSSCTEPEDTGAEIITV, encoded by the exons GCTGGGAGTAGTCCTCCATCCACGACGGCTCCAGTGTCTGCCTTCTCTCGCACTTCTGTCACACCATCCAACCAGGACATCTGCAG TTCCAGTGCAGTGTTTTCTGAGTGTTGTCACTTCAGTCCCGTGCAGTCTGCTGTTGTCTTGAAAGCTCCTCCATGCCAGAGTTCTCTGACACAAGGGCTCACTGTGACAGTTCTATGTAAAGACACATTACAGGCATCAAAGAAAAATCCCTTTGGTTCAGACTGGGACCAAGTCTTGACGCCTGCTAAAAATACCAAGACCAGAAGAGCACTCAGATTCTCAAAGTCACTCAGTGACGTGGGTGAGAAGACCCAGGAGACTTTGGAAAGTTTTGACTATATGGAAAGAACTTGTTCTGAAGGGAAATTGGTGCTTCCTCAAGGTTCATCTCTCAAAAAGAACAGGCTCcatcataaagaaaaaagagcAGAGCACTGCCCACCCCTCAGCCATTCCAAACACTCTCCTATCTTATCCCTTTCTACCAACCATTCAGCTGTCTCAAAGAGGGAAGCTGGCAAGGGAAGCGTGCGCATCCCACTTTTGGAGGAAAAAGCTGATGGCGAGGCCAGGTTGAGAAGCCAGCGACTACTCCGGTACCTGTTCTCACTCTCCCGTGGCTCTAGTGCCAGCAGCCTACATAGGTTCCATGAGCTGGAGAGCCATGCCAGTCATCTGCATACTGCCAAGTCCTCCAGCTGGCTGGCAGGGAGCATGGACTTCTGTTCTGATGAAATGGGAGATGACGACGTCTTTGAGGATACATCATCTGCCAAATTGAAGAACAGGGTCCTGCGTGCACCCCTCTGCTCAGTAGAGAAGGACAGTGACCTGGATTgtccttctctgctctctgaaaAATGTACTCCCATCtctcctgtgtccacttcaggggATGCCTGCAG GATCTGCCACTGTGAAGGGGATGACGAGAGCCCTCTGATCACCCCCTGTCACTGCACAGGGAGCCTCCATTTCGTGCATCAGGCTTGCCTGCAGCAGTGGATCAAGAGTTCTGACACACGCTGCTGTGAACTCTGCAAGTACGAGTTCATCATGGAGACCAAGCTGAAACCTTTGAGGAAA TGGGAGAAGTTGCAGATGACTGCCAGTGAGCGCAGGAAGATCATGTGCTCAGTGACTTTCCATGTCATTGCTATCACCTGTGTGGTCTGGTCCTTGTATGTGCTCATTGACCGCACAGCAGAGGAGATCAAGCAGGGTCAGGTAACAG GAATCCTAGAGTGGCCTTTCTGGACGAAGCTGGTAGTTGTGGCCATCGGCTTCACCGGAGGACTTCTCTTTATGTATGTTCAGTGCAAGGTGTACCTACAGTTATGGAAAAGACTCAAGGCTTACAATAGAGTGATCTATGTTCAGAACTGTCCAGAAACaagtaaaaagaatatttttgaaaagtcTGCACTTACAGAGCCCACCCTTGAAAATAAAGAAGGACATGGAATGTGTCATTCCAACACAAATTCTTCTTGCACAGAGCCTGAAGACACTGGAGCAGAAATTATTACCGTCTGA